In one window of Syngnathus scovelli strain Florida chromosome 20, RoL_Ssco_1.2, whole genome shotgun sequence DNA:
- the faua gene encoding FAU ubiquitin like and ribosomal protein S30 fusion a, producing the protein MRSRVPSNSLSYAARLTTSIQTSINMQLFLRAQNTHTLEVTGQETVGQIKAHVQTLEGLLVENQVVLLAGCPLEDDASLASCGVSEHCTLEVAARLLGGKVHGSLARAGKVRGQTPKVDKQEKKKKKTGRAKRRIQYNRRFVNVVPTFGKKKGPNANS; encoded by the exons ATGCGCAGTCGGGTCCCATCGAACAGCCTTTCCTATGCTGCACGTTTAACGACAAGCATCCAAACGAG CATAAACATGCAGCTCTTCCTGCGTGCCCAGAACACTCACACCCTTGAGGTGACAGGACAGGAGACTGTGGGCCAGATTAAG GCTCATGTCCAGACTCTGGAGGGTCTTTTGGTGGAGAATCAGGTAGTGCTACTTGCAGGTTGCCCGCTAGAAGACGATGCCTCCCTGGCATCATGTGGCGTTTCCGAGCACTGCACCTTGGAGGTAGCCGCCAGGCTTCTGGGAG GTAAGGTCCACGGCTCTCTGGCCCGTGCTGGAAAAGTGAGGGGCCAGACTCCCAAG GTGGACAAGcaggagaaaaagaagaaaaagactggCCGTGCCAAGCGTCGCATCCAGTACAACCGTCGCTTCGTCAACGTGGTGCCCACATTCGGCAAGAAGAAGGGACCCAACGCCAACTCCTAA